A portion of the Chondrinema litorale genome contains these proteins:
- a CDS encoding MmcQ/YjbR family DNA-binding protein — MDIEFFRNFCIAKPGVTEELPFDNETLAFKVKGKIFALTHIDNFVSVNLKCDPEEAVKLREAYNSVKAGYHMNKKHWNTITVNDDMNDKELCRWVNHSYDRVVSGLPAKLKKELQSQ, encoded by the coding sequence ATGGACATTGAGTTTTTTAGAAATTTTTGTATTGCAAAGCCAGGTGTTACAGAAGAATTACCTTTCGACAATGAAACACTGGCATTTAAAGTGAAGGGTAAAATTTTTGCCCTTACCCACATAGATAACTTTGTAAGTGTAAACTTAAAATGCGATCCTGAAGAAGCAGTAAAGCTTAGAGAAGCTTATAACAGTGTAAAAGCAGGATACCACATGAATAAGAAACACTGGAATACTATTACAGTGAATGACGATATGAACGACAAAGAACTTTGCCGTTGGGTAAATCATTCGTACGACAGAGTAGTTTCCGGTTTGCCCGCAAAACTTAAAAAAGAGTTACAATCTCAATAA
- the ilvA gene encoding threonine ammonia-lyase IlvA, which yields MDNTQGDKHTENLIPVEDIVKAQIRLKHVVQHTPLIKNINLSERYEANIFLKREDLQLVRSYKIRGAYNKISTLSESEKKKGVVCASAGNHAQGVALACREMGIKGTIFMPIPTPNQKVRQVKMFGKEFVDVVLVGDTFDDSYAEALLFKEQNNVQFIHPFDDLKVIEGQGTVGLEILEDSQVDLDYIFVPIGGGGLAAGSGSYIKQISPNTKMIGVEPLGAPAMKTSITQGVNVKLDKIDKFVDGAAVKQVGNITLEICKKIIDDIILIPEGKVCTSILKLYDEEAIVVEPAGVLSISALDFYKDQIKGKNVVCIISGSNNDITRMEEIKEKSLLYEGLKYYFIIRFPQRAGALKEFVVEILSETDDITHFEYTKKVNREKGPALVGIEVKSKDDYKKLIAKMDERGFNYQLLNEKADLFNFIV from the coding sequence ATGGATAACACGCAAGGCGATAAGCATACAGAAAATTTAATACCTGTTGAGGACATTGTAAAGGCTCAAATACGTCTAAAACATGTAGTGCAACATACACCATTAATCAAAAACATTAATCTTTCGGAGCGATACGAGGCAAATATTTTTCTTAAAAGGGAAGATTTGCAATTAGTGCGCTCATATAAAATCAGAGGAGCCTATAATAAAATTAGTACCCTTTCTGAAAGTGAGAAGAAAAAAGGAGTTGTATGTGCCAGTGCAGGAAACCATGCACAAGGAGTCGCCTTAGCTTGTAGAGAAATGGGCATAAAGGGAACTATCTTTATGCCTATTCCTACCCCAAACCAAAAAGTAAGACAAGTTAAAATGTTTGGGAAAGAATTTGTTGATGTGGTTTTAGTTGGTGATACATTTGACGATTCTTATGCTGAAGCATTGCTGTTCAAAGAACAAAATAATGTTCAGTTTATCCATCCATTTGATGATTTAAAAGTAATAGAGGGACAAGGTACAGTTGGTCTCGAAATACTTGAAGATAGCCAAGTTGATTTAGACTATATATTTGTGCCAATTGGTGGTGGCGGATTAGCTGCCGGAAGTGGAAGCTATATTAAGCAAATTAGCCCAAATACCAAGATGATAGGTGTAGAGCCACTTGGAGCACCAGCCATGAAAACCTCCATAACGCAAGGAGTAAATGTAAAACTTGATAAAATTGACAAGTTTGTAGATGGAGCAGCAGTAAAACAAGTAGGTAATATTACGCTAGAAATATGTAAAAAAATTATAGATGATATAATCTTAATTCCAGAAGGGAAAGTATGTACATCTATCTTAAAACTTTACGACGAAGAAGCAATAGTAGTTGAACCTGCTGGAGTATTAAGTATATCTGCATTAGATTTTTACAAAGATCAGATTAAAGGTAAGAATGTAGTTTGTATTATTAGTGGAAGTAATAATGATATAACCCGTATGGAAGAAATTAAAGAGAAGTCTTTGTTGTACGAAGGATTAAAGTATTATTTCATTATAAGGTTTCCGCAAAGAGCAGGTGCACTAAAGGAATTTGTAGTAGAAATATTGAGTGAAACAGACGATATAACTCATTTTGAATACACCAAAAAAGTAAATCGTGAGAAAGGGCCTGCACTAGTTGGTATAGAAGTAAAAAGCAAAGACGATTACAAAAAGTTAATTGCTAAAATGGATGAGCGTGGTTTCAATTATCAATTACTAAACGAAAAAGCCGATCTGTTTAACTTTATAGTTTAA
- a CDS encoding DUF6728 family protein, which produces MSNYTDKREKNTLKDYFSLGEVFGYFFRKKDPNRKSNLSLKMMHGINKISIIMFLIAIVVIVVKRILFY; this is translated from the coding sequence ATGAGTAACTATACAGATAAAAGAGAAAAAAATACCTTGAAAGACTACTTCTCATTGGGAGAAGTGTTTGGTTACTTCTTCAGAAAAAAAGACCCAAATCGCAAGAGTAATTTAAGCCTTAAAATGATGCATGGCATCAACAAGATTTCTATTATTATGTTCTTAATTGCCATTGTAGTAATTGTGGTAAAAAGAATATTATTCTACTAA
- a CDS encoding alpha/beta fold hydrolase — MVTKNAWHFLLYFTTMYLKDITVQKIKAQTDHSSQFIEINGQEVHYKDEGKGPAIILLHGIAGSLFIWDKWTQQLKKSYRVIRPDLPAFGLTGKPNDNNFSMENYTKFVIDLANKLGLNNFYLGGHSTGGQIAYETAALIPDRITALALVAPTGFSKINNNALSATFRLAFKTFGKEHITWVTSRYLLKKHLKQLYFKQEMVTETLIDKYLNNLLREGNRQSFFDFLNKNHKIASVRIGEIVTPTLILWGEADKIIPVSDASKFKSIITNIRLITYPEVGHFPFDEFDAASCTDLMDFLGDFNHFPSYANYA, encoded by the coding sequence ATGGTAACAAAAAATGCATGGCATTTTTTACTTTATTTTACAACTATGTATCTCAAAGATATTACAGTACAAAAGATAAAAGCACAAACTGACCATAGCTCTCAATTTATTGAGATTAATGGACAAGAAGTGCATTATAAAGATGAAGGAAAAGGACCAGCAATTATTCTTCTCCACGGTATTGCAGGCTCTTTATTTATTTGGGACAAATGGACCCAACAATTAAAAAAGAGCTACAGAGTAATTAGGCCAGACTTACCAGCTTTTGGCCTTACAGGGAAGCCAAACGATAATAATTTTTCTATGGAGAATTACACCAAGTTCGTGATCGATTTAGCGAATAAACTTGGTTTAAATAACTTCTATTTAGGTGGTCATTCTACTGGTGGACAAATTGCATACGAAACCGCAGCACTTATTCCAGATAGAATTACAGCATTGGCCCTAGTAGCTCCCACAGGATTTTCGAAAATTAATAACAATGCGTTGAGCGCTACTTTTAGACTGGCATTTAAAACTTTTGGAAAAGAACACATAACATGGGTTACGTCAAGATACCTGCTTAAAAAACACTTGAAACAATTGTACTTTAAGCAAGAAATGGTAACCGAAACTTTGATTGATAAATACCTAAATAATTTATTAAGAGAAGGTAACAGGCAATCATTCTTTGATTTCTTAAATAAGAACCATAAGATCGCTTCGGTAAGAATTGGTGAGATTGTAACTCCTACCCTCATTTTATGGGGAGAAGCAGATAAAATTATTCCGGTAAGTGATGCCAGTAAGTTTAAGTCTATCATCACAAACATCAGGTTAATCACTTATCCGGAAGTTGGACACTTCCCATTTGATGAATTTGATGCAGCAAGCTGTACAGACTTAATGGACTTCTTAGGAGACTTTAATCACTTTCCGAGTTATGCCAATTACGCTTAG
- a CDS encoding caspase family protein → MTRQKQVSGLLLFLIITFCSATGFSQDKPDDYATIYIYKPKSPLTGIMRHTVRINGKEVGWLRNGSRMRYKIYTTGQTKIDLDSYIYLLGTAQRDMGSDIRTLVEIEPGKKYYMHIQYTIDGSNNGYMFLDNSVGNYEYNKNSLYKSSYPEIIAEEDISKFYQQQAEESIIVHREENDYSTGTAQERVKKYVQNKMNKWQERGRYEKSDEYEARVNEVARAVKIQEFTDEAINTIAMDRLVTEGALIDYDPDNEVFRIKMEGFAPFYLSVPRDEAPSFDDNFQQVEFDNEIFTLVGEDEFAFLSVEVENPLINRLYKYNNTETVAFNPEGLNLEFDPVEVSIGEYEKPKVIKGTTSRSIADVDINIPKTKLVNSNAIAVIIGNKDYENKDVPPVDFAINDAQIMKKYLVSSFGFQENNILYIENARQADFYRIFGTNGNHKARLYNLVKPDISDVFVFYSGHGAPDPESKEGFFVPVNCEPSLVAFNGYPVNTFYANLSQIPYKSLTVVMDACFSGSSEAGMLLKDISPIFIEPKMKILNDEKSRIFTSSTGDQVSSWYRDKNHSLFTYYFLKAIQGEADMDKNKEISMKEIRTYIEEHVPYEARRLTNRTQTPEIYGIDDLVMVKY, encoded by the coding sequence ATGACACGTCAAAAGCAAGTTTCTGGATTGCTTCTGTTTTTAATCATCACATTTTGTAGTGCTACTGGCTTTAGTCAGGATAAACCTGATGATTATGCCACCATATATATTTACAAACCTAAGTCTCCATTAACAGGGATTATGCGCCATACAGTGCGTATTAATGGTAAAGAAGTTGGTTGGCTTCGCAATGGCTCTCGCATGCGATACAAAATATATACAACAGGGCAAACCAAAATTGACCTAGACTCTTATATTTATTTATTAGGGACTGCGCAGCGCGATATGGGTTCAGATATAAGAACATTAGTTGAAATAGAACCAGGTAAAAAGTATTACATGCATATTCAATATACGATTGATGGTTCTAATAACGGATATATGTTTTTAGATAATTCTGTCGGGAATTATGAATACAATAAAAATAGTCTTTATAAGAGTAGTTATCCCGAAATAATTGCAGAAGAAGATATTTCTAAGTTTTACCAGCAACAAGCTGAAGAATCTATTATAGTTCATCGAGAAGAAAATGATTACAGTACAGGCACTGCGCAAGAAAGGGTAAAAAAGTATGTGCAGAATAAGATGAACAAATGGCAGGAGAGAGGCAGGTACGAAAAATCAGATGAATATGAAGCGCGCGTAAATGAAGTTGCCAGAGCTGTTAAAATTCAGGAATTTACAGATGAAGCCATCAATACCATTGCCATGGATAGATTGGTGACTGAAGGAGCTTTAATAGATTATGATCCTGATAATGAGGTTTTTAGAATTAAAATGGAAGGCTTTGCCCCATTTTACCTTTCTGTTCCCCGCGATGAAGCCCCCAGCTTCGACGATAATTTCCAACAAGTTGAATTTGATAATGAAATATTCACTTTAGTAGGTGAAGATGAATTTGCATTTCTTTCTGTCGAAGTAGAAAACCCTTTAATTAATAGACTTTATAAATATAACAATACAGAAACAGTTGCTTTCAATCCAGAAGGTTTGAATTTAGAGTTCGATCCGGTTGAAGTGAGTATTGGAGAATACGAAAAACCAAAAGTTATTAAAGGTACTACAAGTAGGTCAATTGCAGATGTTGATATTAATATACCTAAAACAAAATTGGTTAATAGTAATGCAATAGCTGTAATTATTGGCAATAAAGATTATGAAAATAAAGATGTACCACCTGTTGATTTTGCGATTAACGATGCGCAAATCATGAAGAAATATCTTGTGAGTTCTTTCGGTTTTCAAGAAAATAATATTTTGTATATCGAGAATGCACGCCAAGCAGATTTTTATAGAATATTTGGTACAAATGGCAACCATAAAGCCCGTTTGTATAACCTTGTAAAGCCAGATATTTCTGATGTATTTGTTTTTTATAGTGGGCACGGAGCTCCTGATCCAGAAAGTAAAGAGGGTTTTTTTGTGCCTGTAAATTGCGAACCTTCTTTGGTTGCATTTAATGGTTATCCAGTAAATACATTTTATGCGAATTTATCGCAGATACCATATAAATCTCTTACTGTAGTTATGGATGCATGTTTCAGTGGTTCATCTGAAGCTGGAATGCTTTTAAAAGATATTTCACCAATATTTATAGAGCCGAAGATGAAGATCTTGAATGATGAAAAATCAAGAATATTTACTTCGTCTACTGGCGATCAGGTATCTTCTTGGTACAGAGATAAAAATCACTCTCTGTTTACTTATTACTTTTTAAAAGCCATACAAGGCGAGGCAGATATGGATAAAAACAAAGAGATATCCATGAAAGAAATAAGAACTTATATTGAAGAGCATGTGCCTTACGAAGCTAGAAGACTCACAAATAGAACCCAAACACCCGAAATTTATGGTATAGACGATCTGGTAATGGTAAAATATTAA
- a CDS encoding PD-(D/E)XK nuclease family protein, translating to MIQPFLKKVAEDLYNRFGNQIGDTFVILPSRRACMYFRYYLAEIASKNLLAPEIMSMDDFIGKVCDYQIVDRVSLLFELYQTYKKFDKDEQHNLEKFIPLGGAMLNDFGMIDKNLNQKKAEELFEYLEEVKAMERWAQELGAPPELKENSTLKEYFAFWTYLRDTYKQFRKDLLARNSCYSGLAYRLVYDKLDNIFEEEQIHHIAFAGFNQLTVIEEDILKKLQNSGKATLYWDSDEFYLNNKRHEAGDYLRKFTKSWLKDISKFQHQSIENNPIEIDIIHVNNNVTQAKLVGDLISQTLEEIKAQNTQKTFLRSMNHTAVLLPDESLLQPLLHSLPYQNDFGVDLGKCVNITMGMSMQQNPIYDLIDAIFRMQENVKPDANDPDNFRIYHKDLLKIIQHPFVKFFGEFKEAHQKVQNSIQSENMIYISRKWLMEHSEIHPGYAVIFQYWEKDTSVAIEYFYQFIEYFSALFSEDTEALESQFLFQFYTTLKRLDDILQKNNEKISLRTFRQFVYELVKNVKVPFTGEPITPIQIMGMLESRTLDFENVIILSCNEGLLPQGKTTDSIIPFDLRVKNNMPTHQENDASFAYTFYRLFHQAKKITLIYTEPSGSTGGGEKSRFLNQIEEEFGYYNLQKGENRQVIFNQLQATEGPKGIICKQQLTMQLPEKGKQDRLVKKDDKIIELIRERLKKGVSPSAINMYIASPLNFFHRSVLRLDEITEIEEDLNHRTFGTLMHETIDELLKDSIGKQVDAQLLETIAKDEKLVNAVMESVISKKIGKIVSEQGKNFLLRRVAERLLQQFMLQQAESAAPFLLVDQESFYKHYIKVSIPFGEPVVLCISGKADRIDILNKEIRIVDYKTGNFNPAKLKVGNVTELFYEPEKEKIVQLLLYKYILIKNLKAGKIRNLPSDFNLNTYKVTSGFYFFRKMKSDFVKYALQDEPDDLNEFCEMTEGFLKDFVIDVMDPENPFTEKPSVFKHIKQE from the coding sequence ATGATACAACCTTTCCTTAAAAAAGTAGCAGAAGATTTATACAACAGGTTTGGCAATCAGATTGGCGATACCTTCGTCATATTGCCATCCAGACGGGCATGCATGTATTTCAGGTATTACTTGGCAGAAATTGCCAGTAAAAACCTCTTGGCTCCTGAAATTATGTCGATGGATGATTTTATTGGAAAAGTATGCGATTACCAAATAGTTGACCGTGTGAGCCTCTTGTTTGAGCTTTACCAGACTTATAAAAAGTTTGATAAAGATGAACAGCACAACCTAGAAAAGTTTATCCCTTTGGGTGGTGCCATGCTCAACGATTTCGGTATGATAGACAAAAACCTGAATCAGAAAAAAGCAGAAGAACTTTTCGAATATCTGGAAGAAGTGAAAGCGATGGAGCGTTGGGCGCAAGAACTTGGCGCACCTCCAGAGCTAAAAGAAAATAGCACATTAAAAGAATATTTTGCTTTCTGGACATACCTGAGAGATACATATAAGCAGTTTAGAAAAGATTTGCTTGCCAGAAACTCCTGTTACTCTGGCTTGGCTTATAGACTCGTTTACGATAAACTAGATAATATCTTCGAAGAAGAGCAAATTCACCATATTGCATTTGCAGGTTTTAACCAGCTTACAGTAATAGAAGAAGATATTCTTAAAAAACTACAGAACTCTGGAAAAGCCACACTTTACTGGGATTCAGACGAATTTTATCTCAATAATAAGAGACACGAGGCTGGTGATTATCTAAGGAAATTCACCAAGAGTTGGCTCAAAGATATTTCAAAATTTCAGCATCAGAGTATAGAGAACAATCCTATTGAGATTGACATAATTCATGTAAACAATAATGTTACTCAAGCAAAATTGGTAGGTGATCTCATTAGCCAGACACTAGAAGAAATAAAAGCACAGAATACGCAAAAAACTTTTTTGAGGAGTATGAACCATACGGCGGTGCTTTTACCAGACGAATCTCTCTTGCAACCTCTGCTACATTCTTTGCCTTATCAAAACGATTTTGGTGTTGATTTAGGGAAATGTGTAAATATCACTATGGGTATGTCGATGCAGCAAAACCCCATTTACGATTTAATTGATGCTATTTTCAGGATGCAAGAAAATGTAAAACCTGATGCAAACGATCCTGATAATTTCAGAATATACCACAAAGACCTGTTAAAGATAATCCAACATCCATTTGTTAAGTTTTTTGGTGAGTTTAAAGAAGCACACCAGAAAGTACAAAACAGTATCCAAAGCGAAAATATGATCTACATTTCGCGAAAATGGTTGATGGAGCACAGTGAAATACATCCGGGCTATGCAGTTATTTTTCAGTATTGGGAGAAAGATACTTCCGTTGCTATTGAGTACTTCTATCAGTTTATAGAATATTTCTCTGCATTGTTCAGTGAAGATACAGAAGCTTTAGAAAGCCAGTTTCTTTTCCAATTTTATACAACTCTGAAAAGGCTGGACGACATTCTTCAAAAAAATAATGAAAAAATCTCTCTCCGAACTTTCAGGCAGTTTGTGTACGAATTAGTGAAGAATGTAAAAGTGCCATTTACAGGAGAACCGATTACCCCCATTCAAATTATGGGTATGCTCGAAAGTCGTACACTAGATTTTGAAAATGTAATTATACTGTCGTGTAACGAAGGTTTGTTGCCACAAGGGAAAACCACAGACTCTATCATTCCTTTTGATTTACGTGTAAAAAATAACATGCCTACGCATCAAGAAAATGATGCTTCTTTTGCCTATACTTTTTATAGACTTTTCCATCAGGCAAAAAAAATAACACTTATATACACAGAACCATCTGGTAGTACTGGCGGTGGAGAAAAAAGTCGTTTTCTCAACCAAATTGAAGAAGAATTTGGCTATTATAACCTGCAAAAAGGCGAAAACAGGCAAGTTATATTTAATCAACTGCAAGCAACAGAAGGGCCTAAAGGCATTATTTGCAAGCAGCAACTAACCATGCAATTGCCAGAAAAAGGCAAACAAGATAGACTGGTAAAAAAAGACGATAAGATTATCGAGCTGATTAGAGAAAGATTAAAGAAGGGAGTTAGCCCTTCAGCCATCAATATGTATATAGCTAGTCCGCTCAATTTCTTCCATCGTAGTGTGCTTCGACTCGATGAAATTACAGAGATTGAAGAAGACCTGAATCACAGAACTTTTGGTACACTCATGCACGAAACCATAGATGAGTTATTAAAAGATTCTATTGGTAAACAAGTAGATGCTCAATTACTAGAAACTATTGCCAAAGATGAAAAGCTGGTGAATGCGGTAATGGAATCGGTAATTTCTAAGAAGATTGGCAAAATCGTAAGTGAGCAGGGTAAAAACTTTCTCTTAAGAAGAGTGGCTGAGCGACTACTACAACAGTTTATGCTTCAGCAAGCCGAAAGTGCAGCACCATTTCTTTTAGTCGATCAAGAATCTTTTTATAAGCACTATATTAAAGTATCAATTCCATTTGGTGAACCAGTAGTTTTGTGCATTAGCGGTAAAGCCGATAGAATAGATATTCTCAATAAAGAAATTAGAATTGTTGATTACAAAACAGGCAATTTTAATCCGGCAAAACTCAAAGTGGGTAATGTAACTGAACTGTTCTACGAGCCTGAAAAAGAAAAAATCGTTCAACTCCTACTCTATAAGTATATTTTGATAAAGAACCTGAAAGCTGGAAAAATCAGAAATCTGCCATCAGACTTTAACCTCAATACTTATAAAGTTACTTCAGGCTTTTACTTTTTTAGAAAGATGAAAAGTGACTTTGTAAAATATGCTTTACAAGATGAACCTGACGATTTAAATGAGTTTTGCGAAATGACAGAAGGATTTTTAAAAGACTTTGTAATTGATGTAATGGATCCTGAAAATCCATTCACAGAAAAACCTTCTGTTTTTAAACATATTAAACAAGAATAA
- a CDS encoding globin domain-containing protein: MTKEEILAVQQSWRLLMNRMDDIGEKFYENLFEEVPMFETLFTEGKAKQGSKLMNLIGLTVTKLNLEQPDQTISTVGKRHVAYGVKPEYFAKFGEVLMKTFKEALKDNWTPELESAWTKAYANMADLMVKAYRE, encoded by the coding sequence GCAATCATGGCGATTATTAATGAATCGTATGGATGATATCGGGGAGAAGTTTTATGAAAATCTCTTTGAAGAAGTTCCCATGTTTGAAACTTTGTTTACAGAAGGAAAAGCTAAACAAGGTAGTAAACTTATGAATCTAATTGGTTTAACAGTAACTAAACTTAATTTAGAGCAACCAGACCAAACAATTTCGACTGTTGGAAAAAGACATGTGGCTTATGGTGTAAAACCTGAATATTTTGCGAAATTTGGAGAAGTTTTAATGAAAACATTTAAAGAAGCATTAAAAGATAACTGGACACCAGAATTAGAGTCGGCTTGGACAAAAGCATATGCAAATATGGCTGACCTAATGGTAAAAGCTTACAGGGAATAA